The proteins below come from a single Aphanothece sacrum FPU1 genomic window:
- a CDS encoding DUF938 domain-containing protein translates to MNDNRQYSPATQRNREPILEVLLRILPPQGNILEVSSGTGEHAIFFAPALSLRHWIPSDPNPIAGESIEAWRNDSPSDNLHSPLNINAEDSIWEVEKQAIKIDAIVNINMIHIAPWSACLGLMAGAKRILSTGGILYLYGPYKQGGKHTAPSNLSFDESLQSQNPQWGVRNLEDVIKVAEQEGLKLQEIVSMPANNLSVIFQKQKL, encoded by the coding sequence ATTAATGATAACCGACAATATTCTCCTGCTACTCAACGCAACCGCGAACCAATTTTAGAGGTTTTATTGCGTATTTTGCCACCCCAAGGTAACATTTTAGAAGTGTCTAGCGGAACAGGAGAACACGCTATCTTTTTTGCTCCTGCGTTAAGTCTTCGTCATTGGATACCTTCTGATCCTAATCCCATAGCAGGGGAAAGTATCGAAGCTTGGCGCAATGATAGCCCCTCAGATAATTTACATTCTCCCCTCAATATTAATGCAGAAGATTCTATCTGGGAAGTAGAAAAACAAGCTATCAAAATTGATGCTATTGTTAATATTAATATGATTCATATTGCCCCTTGGTCAGCTTGTTTAGGACTGATGGCAGGAGCAAAACGTATCTTATCAACTGGGGGCATTTTATATTTATATGGCCCCTACAAACAAGGGGGAAAACATACCGCCCCTAGCAATCTTTCTTTTGATGAATCCTTACAAAGTCAAAATCCTCAATGGGGGGTTCGTAACCTAGAAGATGTCATCAAAGTTGCAGAACAAGAAGGATTAAAGTTACAGGAAATTGTGTCTATGCCTGCTAATAATTTATCAGTAATATTTCAAAAACAAAAGTTATAA
- a CDS encoding Uma2 family endonuclease has translation MLELKHQFQTFEDYISYDDGTDKIYELFNGELIEMPPESGINVQIANRIFLIFALLIGSDRVRSHGLELEVRGEPRNRYPDLTIIREEHIKMLEKRNTIRLFMPPPLLVIEIVSPGELQRDRDYVAKRIQYQDCQIPEYWIIDPEIQRLLVLELTKNSYTEVGNFSGNDKIISPQFKELTLTIGQVFDSVK, from the coding sequence ATGTTAGAACTTAAACATCAATTTCAAACATTTGAAGATTATATTTCTTATGATGATGGCACAGATAAGATCTATGAATTATTTAATGGAGAATTGATAGAAATGCCTCCAGAATCAGGAATTAATGTTCAAATTGCTAATCGAATTTTCTTGATTTTTGCTTTACTCATAGGAAGTGATCGGGTGAGGAGTCATGGGTTAGAATTAGAAGTGCGAGGCGAACCAAGAAATCGTTATCCTGACCTGACAATTATTAGGGAAGAACATATTAAAATGTTAGAAAAACGTAATACAATTCGTCTGTTTATGCCTCCTCCTTTATTAGTTATTGAAATTGTTAGTCCTGGAGAATTACAACGGGATCGAGATTATGTTGCTAAGCGGATACAATATCAAGATTGTCAAATTCCTGAATATTGGATTATTGATCCTGAAATTCAACGTTTATTAGTGTTAGAATTGACAAAAAATAGTTATACTGAGGTAGGTAATTTTTCAGGTAATGATAAAATTATATCTCCACAATTTAAAGAATTAACTTTAACTATTGGACAGGTTTTTGATTCAGTAAAATAA
- the topA gene encoding type I DNA topoisomerase codes for MSTLVIVESPTKARTIRNYLPQGYHVEASMGHVRDLPASAEEIPPFYKDKDWANLGVNVKNDFEPIYVVPKGKKKVVQVLKSALKGVDELILATDEDREGESISWHLLEVLQPKVPIKRMVFHEITREAIQKALKNCRDIDVNLVHAQETRRILDRLYGYTLSPLLWKKIAWGLSAGRVQSVAVRLLVQRERERRAFLSGGYWDLKALLEKDKSPFDAKLVSLKEKKIATGSDFDPKTGKIAKGRDVVLLNETEANALKKRLTGKPWTVTNTEEKPTTRKPSPPFTTSTLQQESNRKLGISARDTMRIAQKLYEEGYITYMRTDSVHLSDEAITAARNCVEQKYGKEYLSPQPRQYTTKSKGAQEAHEAIRPAGSQFRTPQETGLSAQELALYDLIWKRTVASQMANAQLTELVVNLQVEDAGFRSYGKRIDFPGFFRAYVEGSDDPDAAIDNQQVILPPLKKGDHPDCKQIDALGHETQPPARFTEASLVKTLESEGVGRPSTYASIIGTIIDRGYAQMRSKALVPTFTAFAVVSLLEQHFPDLVDMKFTSKMEQTLDEIATGEAKWIPYLEKFYLGENGLDTQVKVRVDQIDPGVAKAVNLENLDALVKIGKFGPYLEVKQGEEVITASIPTDLTPCDLTPEQVATLLRQKTEGPQKLAVHPESGETIFILIGSYGPYVQLGEATEENQKPKRASLPKGVKPEDVTLEMAVGLLALPRLLGNHPETGAKVKASLGRFGPYVVHDQGKDGKDYRSLKAEDDVLSITLERALELLAQPKRGGGSRGTKKPLKELGVHPDDQEPVNIYEGPYGIYIKHGKVNAGLSEGETIETMTLEKALPLLAEKATTKKKTTRKSTTTTKTTTKTTKRTTKAKTTSKTKE; via the coding sequence ATGTCAACCCTCGTTATCGTTGAATCACCCACAAAAGCCCGCACCATTAGGAACTATTTGCCCCAAGGATACCATGTTGAGGCATCAATGGGTCATGTGCGAGATCTTCCTGCTTCTGCGGAAGAAATTCCCCCATTTTACAAAGATAAAGACTGGGCCAATTTAGGAGTCAACGTCAAAAACGACTTTGAACCGATTTATGTGGTTCCTAAAGGCAAAAAAAAGGTAGTTCAAGTCCTAAAATCTGCCTTAAAGGGTGTAGATGAACTGATCTTAGCCACAGACGAAGATAGGGAAGGAGAAAGCATCAGTTGGCATTTGCTGGAAGTCTTACAGCCCAAAGTGCCTATCAAACGGATGGTATTTCATGAAATTACAAGAGAGGCCATCCAAAAGGCGTTAAAAAATTGTCGGGATATTGATGTCAATTTAGTCCATGCGCAGGAAACTCGCCGTATTTTAGACCGTTTGTACGGTTATACTCTCTCTCCCTTACTCTGGAAAAAAATTGCTTGGGGTCTCTCTGCCGGACGAGTTCAATCTGTGGCCGTTCGCTTATTAGTACAACGAGAACGGGAACGTCGGGCCTTCTTATCGGGGGGATATTGGGATTTAAAAGCCTTATTAGAAAAAGACAAAAGTCCCTTTGACGCTAAGTTAGTCAGCCTAAAAGAGAAAAAAATTGCTACAGGTAGCGATTTTGACCCTAAAACGGGTAAAATTGCCAAAGGACGGGATGTAGTGCTGCTTAATGAAACAGAAGCCAACGCCCTCAAAAAACGGTTAACTGGGAAACCTTGGACGGTGACGAATACGGAAGAAAAACCTACTACCCGTAAGCCTTCTCCTCCCTTTACTACGTCTACGTTACAACAAGAATCTAACCGTAAATTAGGCATCTCGGCAAGGGATACAATGCGAATTGCCCAGAAACTCTACGAAGAAGGGTATATTACCTATATGCGGACAGATTCCGTACATTTATCCGATGAAGCGATCACAGCAGCGAGAAATTGTGTCGAACAAAAGTACGGTAAAGAGTATTTGAGTCCTCAACCTCGTCAATATACGACCAAAAGTAAAGGGGCCCAAGAGGCCCATGAAGCTATTCGTCCTGCTGGTAGTCAATTCCGTACCCCTCAAGAGACGGGACTATCAGCCCAAGAATTAGCCCTCTATGACCTCATTTGGAAGCGTACAGTGGCTTCTCAGATGGCTAATGCCCAATTAACCGAATTAGTGGTTAATTTACAGGTAGAAGACGCAGGATTTCGTTCTTATGGCAAACGGATTGATTTTCCGGGGTTTTTCCGGGCTTATGTGGAGGGTTCAGATGATCCTGATGCGGCTATTGATAACCAACAAGTGATTTTACCCCCATTAAAAAAAGGGGATCATCCTGATTGTAAACAAATTGATGCGTTAGGTCATGAAACCCAACCCCCAGCACGTTTTACGGAAGCTTCTTTAGTCAAAACCCTTGAAAGTGAAGGGGTGGGTCGTCCTAGTACCTATGCTAGTATTATTGGGACAATTATCGATCGCGGTTATGCCCAAATGCGTAGTAAGGCGTTAGTTCCGACGTTTACGGCCTTTGCGGTGGTGAGTTTATTAGAACAACATTTTCCTGACTTGGTAGATATGAAATTTACCTCAAAAATGGAACAAACCCTTGATGAAATAGCCACAGGGGAGGCCAAATGGATACCCTATTTAGAAAAGTTTTATTTAGGGGAAAACGGTTTAGATACTCAGGTAAAAGTCAGAGTTGATCAAATTGATCCTGGGGTAGCTAAAGCGGTTAATTTAGAGAATTTGGATGCCCTGGTTAAAATTGGCAAGTTTGGTCCCTATTTAGAGGTTAAACAAGGGGAAGAAGTCATTACTGCTTCTATTCCCACCGACTTGACTCCTTGTGATCTTACTCCTGAACAGGTGGCGACCTTATTACGTCAGAAAACGGAAGGGCCGCAGAAGTTGGCGGTACATCCTGAAAGTGGAGAGACGATTTTTATTTTAATTGGGAGTTATGGCCCTTATGTACAGTTAGGGGAAGCAACCGAAGAAAATCAAAAGCCAAAACGGGCCTCTTTACCCAAAGGGGTTAAACCTGAAGATGTTACCTTAGAGATGGCTGTAGGTTTATTAGCGTTACCTCGTTTATTAGGAAATCATCCTGAAACGGGGGCTAAGGTTAAGGCCAGTTTGGGACGGTTTGGCCCTTATGTGGTGCATGATCAAGGAAAGGATGGTAAAGACTATCGTTCTTTGAAAGCAGAGGATGATGTTTTGAGTATTACGTTAGAAAGGGCCTTAGAATTATTAGCCCAACCGAAACGGGGAGGGGGTTCTAGAGGAACTAAGAAACCATTAAAAGAGTTAGGGGTTCATCCTGATGATCAAGAACCTGTGAATATTTATGAGGGGCCTTATGGTATTTATATTAAGCATGGAAAGGTTAATGCTGGACTATCGGAAGGGGAAACCATAGAGACTATGACGTTAGAAAAGGCGTTACCTTTATTAGCCGAAAAAGCGACTACGAAAAAGAAAACTACTCGTAAGTCTACGACAACTACTAAGACAACTACTAAGACAACTAAACGGACAACAAAAGCTAAAACTACAAGTAAAACGAAAGAGTAG
- a CDS encoding high light inducible protein, translated as MDNQNAKFGFTSFAENWNGRLAMLGFVVGIATELLTGKGILSQLGLM; from the coding sequence ATGGATAACCAAAATGCTAAATTCGGCTTTACTTCCTTTGCGGAAAACTGGAATGGTCGTTTAGCCATGTTAGGCTTTGTAGTGGGAATTGCTACCGAGTTACTCACCGGAAAAGGCATCCTATCTCAATTAGGCTTAATGTAA
- the psaM gene encoding photosystem I reaction center subunit XII: protein MAISDTQVLVALVIALVPGILAFRLSTELYK from the coding sequence ATGGCTATATCTGATACTCAAGTTCTCGTTGCCTTAGTAATTGCGTTAGTTCCTGGAATTCTCGCTTTTCGTCTATCAACGGAACTTTATAAATAG
- a CDS encoding peptidylprolyl isomerase: MVALSLSLCGRPANAFPVQPMLISVLAQGNAITDPYAILRYALPIDNEPIRKIQSAIEDISNYLRGKRWPPIVKDVKTASFLLTLRSDKILEDVPETNKPQAQTILEKLKTEVVQLQEAADKKDKEQVQQIRESLLSKITDLEELMVVGFPFEVPAEYANLPQLKGRAIVEVETTKGTLTLVVDGYSAPVNAGNFVDLVKRGFYDNLPFSRSGDDFVVQTGDPIGPEEGFIDPETKEYRAIPLEILVKGEDAPIYGATLEDMGIYLPDLALPFNAYGAVALARPSLDPNGGSSQFFFFKFDNELTPPGFNLMDGRYAVFGYVIDGKEVLGEINEKDKIISAKVIDGLDNLVEPSAS, from the coding sequence ATGGTAGCCCTTTCTCTGAGTCTATGTGGCAGGCCGGCGAATGCTTTTCCGGTTCAACCAATGTTAATTAGCGTTTTAGCGCAAGGAAATGCCATTACTGATCCTTATGCTATTTTACGCTATGCTTTACCCATTGATAACGAACCAATTCGCAAAATTCAAAGTGCGATCGAAGATATTTCTAATTATCTGAGGGGTAAACGTTGGCCTCCCATTGTCAAAGATGTCAAAACGGCCTCATTTCTCTTAACATTACGCAGTGATAAAATTCTTGAGGATGTACCTGAAACTAATAAACCTCAAGCGCAAACTATTCTCGAAAAGCTTAAAACAGAAGTAGTCCAACTGCAAGAAGCTGCTGATAAAAAAGACAAGGAACAAGTTCAGCAAATACGAGAAAGTTTACTTAGCAAAATTACTGATCTTGAAGAATTAATGGTAGTAGGATTTCCTTTTGAGGTTCCTGCTGAATATGCTAATTTACCTCAACTGAAAGGTCGGGCAATAGTCGAGGTTGAAACAACCAAAGGAACCCTAACTTTAGTGGTAGATGGTTATAGTGCGCCTGTGAATGCGGGAAACTTTGTTGACCTAGTAAAACGGGGTTTTTATGATAATTTACCCTTCAGTCGTTCTGGGGATGATTTTGTTGTACAAACGGGAGATCCAATAGGGCCAGAAGAAGGATTTATTGATCCTGAAACTAAGGAATATCGGGCTATTCCTTTAGAAATTTTAGTCAAGGGAGAAGATGCTCCTATTTATGGTGCTACTTTAGAAGATATGGGTATTTATTTACCTGATTTGGCTTTACCTTTTAATGCTTATGGGGCAGTCGCTTTAGCCCGTCCTAGTCTTGATCCGAATGGGGGATCTTCTCAATTTTTCTTCTTTAAGTTTGATAATGAATTAACACCTCCTGGATTTAATTTGATGGATGGTCGTTATGCTGTTTTTGGCTATGTCATTGATGGCAAAGAAGTATTAGGAGAAATCAACGAGAAGGACAAAATTATCTCAGCTAAGGTGATTGATGGTTTGGATAATTTGGTAGAACCTTCAGCTAGTTAA
- a CDS encoding class I SAM-dependent methyltransferase encodes MIYLKIELLLAPEKWLQNKLKALDNLIYLSADLEAKWAMEKIDITNIQYSDNTFDVIVCSHVLEHIPDDQKAMKELQRVLKSDGWAILQVPLNPNIEKTLEDPTITSPEERERVFGQRDHVRLYGRDYKDRLEQAGFKVKVDTFVKDLDSKMVHKYGLRKDHDIYFCSK; translated from the coding sequence TTGATTTATTTGAAAATAGAATTACTACTTGCTCCCGAAAAATGGTTACAAAATAAATTAAAAGCTTTGGATAATTTAATTTATTTAAGTGCGGATCTTGAAGCTAAATGGGCCATGGAAAAAATAGATATCACAAATATTCAATATAGTGATAATACTTTTGATGTAATTGTATGTAGTCATGTTTTAGAACATATTCCTGATGATCAAAAAGCCATGAAAGAATTGCAGAGAGTTCTTAAATCTGATGGTTGGGCTATCTTACAAGTTCCCCTAAATCCTAACATAGAAAAGACCTTAGAAGATCCAACTATTACTTCTCCTGAAGAACGAGAACGTGTCTTTGGACAAAGGGATCATGTAAGACTTTATGGACGAGATTATAAAGACAGATTAGAGCAAGCTGGATTTAAGGTTAAAGTGGATACTTTTGTCAAGGATTTAGATAGTAAAATGGTTCATAAATATGGGTTACGAAAAGATCACGATATTTATTTTTGTTCTAAATAA
- the bchI gene encoding magnesium chelatase ATPase subunit I has product MTATLQAPPKTRRVVFPFTAIVGQEEMKLALLLNVIDPKIGGVMIMGDRGTGKSTTIRALADLLPEIEVIANDPFNSHPTDPDMMSDTARQQLEDGIPFQIGHKKVIMVDLPLGATEDRVCGTIDIEKALSEGVKAFEPGLLAKANRGILYVDEVNLLDDHLVDVLLDSAASGWNTVEREGISIRHPARFVLVGSGNPEEGELRPQLLDRFGMHAEIHTVKEPALRVQIVEQRSEFDSYPQKFCENYQSQQDELQDSLVRAQNLLPSVNIDYDLRVKISEVCSELDVDGLRGDIVTNRAAKALAAFEGRTEVTVDDIRRTMVLCLRHRLRKDPLETIDSGYKVAKAFNRVFGLETPEN; this is encoded by the coding sequence ATGACTGCAACCTTACAAGCACCTCCTAAAACCCGTCGCGTTGTTTTCCCTTTTACTGCTATAGTTGGCCAAGAAGAAATGAAATTGGCCCTACTCCTCAACGTCATTGACCCTAAAATTGGGGGTGTCATGATTATGGGCGATCGCGGAACCGGAAAATCTACCACCATCCGCGCTTTAGCTGACTTACTTCCCGAAATTGAAGTCATAGCTAACGATCCCTTCAATTCTCACCCCACTGACCCCGACATGATGAGCGATACCGCACGTCAACAATTAGAAGACGGTATTCCCTTCCAAATCGGTCATAAAAAGGTCATTATGGTAGATCTTCCCCTCGGCGCAACAGAAGATCGAGTTTGTGGTACCATTGATATAGAAAAAGCTCTCTCAGAAGGAGTAAAAGCCTTTGAACCGGGTTTGTTAGCTAAAGCGAATCGCGGTATTCTCTATGTAGACGAGGTTAACCTACTCGATGACCACTTGGTCGATGTGCTGCTCGACTCGGCTGCTAGTGGTTGGAATACCGTCGAAAGAGAAGGTATTTCTATTCGTCACCCGGCCCGGTTTGTCTTAGTCGGTTCAGGAAACCCCGAAGAAGGAGAATTACGCCCCCAACTGCTCGATCGCTTTGGTATGCACGCCGAAATTCATACGGTTAAAGAACCAGCCCTAAGAGTCCAAATTGTGGAACAACGCTCAGAATTTGACAGTTATCCGCAAAAATTCTGTGAAAATTATCAATCTCAACAAGATGAACTACAAGATAGCTTAGTCAGAGCGCAAAATCTACTCCCATCAGTTAACATTGACTATGACCTACGGGTAAAAATCTCAGAAGTTTGCTCAGAATTAGATGTAGACGGGTTACGAGGTGATATTGTTACCAACCGTGCAGCTAAAGCTTTAGCCGCGTTTGAAGGACGTACAGAGGTAACTGTAGACGATATTCGGCGGACAATGGTGTTATGTTTGCGTCACCGACTCCGCAAAGATCCCCTAGAAACCATTGATTCTGGGTATAAAGTTGCAAAAGCCTTTAATCGGGTATTTGGACTAGAAACCCCCGAAAATTAA
- a CDS encoding ABC transporter ATP-binding protein, giving the protein MVKEPLIELRGVSKAFGGHVILDGIDLTIYRGEALVVIGPSGTGKSTILRLMAGLLPLDAGEIYIKGKRRKGIIEDGNQPMRIALVFQQAALFDSLTVDENVGFFLYEHSKLPRAKIRELVNAKLGMVGLQGMSDRYPSQLSGGMRKRVSFARALIADPEKPEDDPEIVLYDEPTAGLDPISSTVIEDLVRRLQRASGGCDTYVMVSHQDSTIRRTADRVIFLYGGKIQWEGTVHDIDTTPNPIVRQFFTASVEGPIRVID; this is encoded by the coding sequence ATGGTAAAAGAACCATTAATCGAACTCAGAGGCGTTTCTAAAGCGTTTGGTGGTCATGTTATCCTCGATGGTATTGACCTGACTATTTATCGAGGGGAGGCCTTAGTTGTTATTGGCCCATCAGGCACGGGTAAATCAACGATTTTACGCCTAATGGCCGGATTACTGCCTCTCGATGCCGGAGAAATTTATATTAAAGGAAAACGTCGCAAAGGCATTATTGAAGATGGGAATCAACCCATGCGTATCGCTCTGGTTTTCCAACAAGCAGCCCTGTTTGATTCTCTCACAGTCGATGAAAATGTGGGTTTTTTCCTCTACGAACATTCTAAACTTCCTCGCGCTAAAATTCGGGAGTTAGTAAACGCTAAATTAGGCATGGTGGGGTTACAAGGAATGAGCGATCGCTATCCTTCTCAACTGTCCGGGGGAATGCGAAAACGAGTCAGTTTTGCCCGCGCTTTAATTGCAGACCCCGAAAAACCCGAAGATGACCCGGAAATCGTTCTCTATGACGAACCTACTGCCGGATTAGACCCCATTTCTTCTACGGTTATTGAAGACTTAGTACGTCGTCTGCAAAGGGCCTCTGGTGGTTGTGATACTTATGTGATGGTATCTCATCAAGATAGTACCATTCGTCGCACGGCTGATCGGGTGATTTTTTTGTATGGGGGTAAAATTCAATGGGAAGGAACGGTTCACGATATTGATACTACTCCTAACCCTATCGTTCGTCAGTTTTTTACTGCTAGTGTTGAGGGGCCCATTCGAGTTATCGATTAA
- a CDS encoding MlaD family protein — protein MLRMRSFQEGTVGLFALFGLILFGGLVIWLRGGLIGQNTYQIRAEFEAVEGLQIGASVRFRGVAVGKIIALAPSSNGVNAILELSSTNLRIPRDSKIQINRSGLIGEASVDITPSRTLNEQALSINPTSKECPDKNEIICHDDEVVGKVGPQLFDALNRLSDTYTDPEFVGNLNNAAKNVSKAGDRIAKLSDEVTLFSRSARGQIKGVSRTINSIDGAARNASQLMGNVNTVVTENRADINKTISSAANLINNIDSLVSENRGNITNTLNSLERTSDEARQVAIEIGKTVNRVNIGLDKLNIEKVAKDLESLMNDASQTAANLRNFSQSINDPQVILSLQKTLDSARVTFENAQKITSDVEILTGDPVFRDNIRKLVNGLGNLVSYTDRLEQQVYTSQLLESVTDHLEYQIQTQQQLATRQSSNPTPVSPASIPPISPIQPPTLKTFSNKN, from the coding sequence ATGCTACGAATGCGAAGTTTTCAAGAGGGTACAGTGGGGTTATTTGCCCTATTTGGCCTAATTTTATTTGGAGGACTGGTAATCTGGTTACGAGGAGGATTAATCGGTCAAAATACTTATCAAATTAGGGCAGAATTTGAAGCTGTTGAGGGCTTACAAATTGGGGCCTCTGTCCGTTTTCGGGGAGTTGCTGTGGGAAAAATTATCGCCCTTGCACCTAGTAGTAACGGGGTTAATGCTATTTTAGAACTTTCTTCGACTAATCTCAGAATTCCTCGTGATTCTAAGATTCAAATTAATCGTTCTGGACTTATTGGGGAAGCTTCTGTTGATATTACTCCTTCACGAACTCTCAATGAACAAGCATTATCTATTAATCCTACCAGTAAAGAATGTCCTGACAAAAATGAGATTATTTGTCATGATGATGAGGTGGTAGGAAAAGTTGGTCCTCAATTATTTGATGCTTTAAATCGTCTGAGTGATACTTATACTGATCCTGAATTTGTCGGTAACTTGAATAATGCCGCTAAAAATGTCTCAAAAGCTGGGGATAGAATTGCTAAACTTAGTGATGAGGTAACGCTTTTTTCTCGGTCGGCCCGAGGACAAATTAAAGGAGTTTCTCGTACAATTAATAGTATTGATGGTGCGGCTAGAAATGCTTCTCAATTAATGGGAAATGTTAATACTGTCGTGACGGAAAATCGCGCTGATATTAATAAAACTATTAGTAGTGCAGCTAATTTGATTAATAATATTGATAGTTTAGTATCAGAAAATCGGGGTAATATTACTAATACTTTGAATAGTCTCGAACGGACCAGCGATGAGGCGCGTCAGGTGGCTATTGAAATAGGAAAAACCGTTAATCGGGTAAATATTGGACTGGATAAACTTAATATAGAAAAAGTTGCTAAAGATTTGGAATCTTTGATGAATGATGCTTCCCAAACTGCAGCTAATTTACGCAATTTTTCTCAATCTATTAATGATCCACAAGTGATTCTTTCTCTACAAAAAACTTTAGATTCCGCTAGGGTTACGTTTGAAAATGCTCAAAAAATTACTTCTGATGTGGAAATTTTAACGGGAGATCCTGTCTTCCGTGATAATATTCGTAAATTAGTTAATGGCCTCGGTAATTTAGTTTCTTATACTGATAGACTAGAACAACAAGTTTATACGTCTCAATTACTCGAATCAGTTACAGATCATTTAGAATATCAAATCCAGACTCAACAACAATTAGCCACTCGTCAATCTTCTAATCCTACTCCGGTTTCTCCTGCTTCTATTCCTCCTATTTCACCGATTCAACCACCAACTTTAAAAACTTTTTCTAATAAGAATTAA
- the dacB gene encoding D-alanyl-D-alanine carboxypeptidase/D-alanyl-D-alanine endopeptidase: MNNCFYSPKLTVTLGLFLLTFLEQFTPNLLAIEALKHSYLISQSEEKSSICPADLSQEIERIIKEEKYRRSRWGILIQTLDSGSTLYALDEQKYFIPASNVKLLTTAAVLLKYGSQFRINTPIYITGNYPHLQTLRIVGKGDPSLTTQQLQTLAKWLKIRGIKQIDQLIVTDGDFKESPINLTWEWEDIQFYYATAINHLILNENAVTLKLIPQNVGEPLKLEWSDSLAGQQWQINNQTLTAPKDTAYSITIERDFAQPILTLKGELASNTEPDTFGLAVVNPTTYFLESLQQILAQENIIVGETKVINNPEIINNERELTIIESQPVSFLITKANEDSNNLFAESLLNLLGNETKNQTSLDGLKDSLSQLGIPANFYHLKDGSGLSRHNLVTPEALVRTLRLMSKTSEADNYRNSLAVAGVRGTLQERFKETEIKENLQAKTGTLSGVSALSGYLSPPNYPPLVFSIIVNQSELPPSELRQIIDRIILVLSRIKHC; encoded by the coding sequence ATGAATAACTGCTTTTATTCTCCCAAACTAACGGTAACTTTAGGATTGTTTTTACTTACTTTTTTAGAGCAATTTACACCAAATTTATTAGCTATTGAAGCACTAAAGCACTCTTATCTTATAAGTCAATCAGAAGAAAAGTCAAGCATTTGCCCTGCTGATTTATCTCAGGAGATTGAGAGAATTATTAAAGAAGAAAAATATCGGCGATCACGGTGGGGCATTTTAATACAAACCTTAGATTCTGGGTCAACTTTATATGCTTTAGATGAGCAAAAATATTTTATTCCTGCTTCTAATGTTAAACTCTTAACAACTGCAGCAGTTTTGTTAAAATATGGTTCACAATTTCGGATTAATACTCCCATTTATATTACGGGAAATTACCCTCATTTACAGACATTAAGAATAGTAGGAAAAGGTGATCCCAGTTTAACTACTCAACAATTGCAAACCTTAGCTAAATGGTTAAAAATAAGAGGGATAAAGCAAATTGATCAATTAATAGTCACGGATGGAGATTTTAAGGAATCACCAATTAATTTAACTTGGGAATGGGAAGATATACAATTTTATTATGCCACAGCTATTAACCATTTAATACTTAATGAAAATGCAGTTACTTTAAAATTAATTCCTCAAAATGTAGGAGAACCTTTAAAATTAGAATGGTCAGACAGTTTAGCCGGTCAACAATGGCAAATTAATAATCAAACTTTAACTGCTCCCAAAGATACAGCTTATTCTATCACAATTGAGCGAGATTTTGCTCAACCTATTTTAACCCTAAAAGGAGAATTAGCAAGTAATACTGAACCGGATACCTTTGGGTTAGCAGTTGTCAACCCAACTACTTATTTTTTAGAGAGTTTACAACAAATTTTAGCACAAGAAAATATTATTGTTGGAGAAACTAAGGTAATAAATAATCCTGAAATAATTAATAATGAGAGAGAATTAACCATCATTGAATCTCAACCCGTATCTTTTTTAATTACTAAAGCAAACGAAGATAGTAATAATTTATTTGCAGAAAGTTTACTCAATCTTTTAGGAAATGAAACTAAAAATCAAACCAGTTTAGATGGTTTAAAAGACAGCTTAAGTCAATTAGGAATTCCGGCTAATTTTTATCATTTAAAAGACGGTTCAGGATTATCACGTCATAACTTAGTGACTCCTGAAGCATTAGTAAGAACTCTGAGATTAATGTCGAAAACGTCAGAAGCAGATAATTACCGTAATTCATTAGCGGTAGCAGGAGTTAGGGGAACTTTACAGGAACGATTTAAAGAAACAGAAATTAAAGAAAATTTACAAGCAAAAACTGGCACACTATCTGGTGTGTCTGCTTTATCTGGTTATTTAAGTCCTCCTAATTATCCCCCATTAGTATTTAGTATTATTGTTAATCAATCAGAATTACCTCCTTCCGAATTACGACAAATAATTGATAGAATTATTCTAGTTTTATCTAGAATTAAACACTGTTAA